In the genome of Fibrobacter sp., the window TGGATATTTCTAGTGTTGGTATTGCAAAGCTACCTAAGGTAAAACTAAAGCTTCGAGATACAAGCGAATTTGTTCGTGGTAAGTTTTTGACCATTGATTTTACGGCAGAAGTTTTGAATTTCGAGATTAAGCAGTATGGACCGGATGTTTCGGGGAGTACTGTACCTTTCTTGGCAAGGACAGACTCCTTTACCGCAGATTTGCTCCGTGATCAAATGGAGACGCAGGCAGCTCGTTCTGCACAGTACATTTATGTTATTGAAAATGTCGAAGACTCTTTTCTGGAAATACAACCCTACATTTTTAATTCAATAAAAAGTTTTGCTGTGGCTTTAGAATTCCAGGTGGACGAATCTCTGGCGGATCGTATTCCGGATTTTGAAAACAAGTATGTTTGGAAAGGCCTTGGTCAAACGGCGGTTTTTTCGTTGAACTATAAAAAGAAAAAGTCCCAGCCGGCAGAAATCTGCTTTATCTCGAATCGTAGTCTTTTAAGAGCGAAAATCATCGGTAAGACGGTTTTGGTCTATAAAGAGGAGAGTCTAAAGGATAGGGATTATCCGGTGGACCTTTCTCTTGCTCCCGAAATCAAGTTTGTTAAAAGTGCGGATGCATCTAGCGATGATTTTCTCAAGCATATGGAAAGTGTTTCTAGTGGTGCATCGTATTTGAACCGCTGGAATGCTTACTACGAATTGAGCAAGGAAGCCCTGAAACAGGCTGCCGACGAATTCGGCGAAATATACTATAGCAAGTGCGTTATCAATAACGGTATGGACGGGATTGAATTTACATTCACTCTGAATGACTCTATGGATAAGTCTTGTATAGGCAGAGAATTGTGCATTAATGCTGAGCCGAAGAATATTTCTGTAGGCGTGGTAAAGAGAGTAAAGGGCAATGAGATTGTAACCGCTACAGATTCTTCTAACTTTTTGGCAGAAGTTCCGTCTATGGGTGAGTTAATCCTGGATGTATATGGTAGCGAACTTGTAAATATGCGCCGCCATAGGGCTAAGGACAGAATTATCGGGGCCCGCACACCCATCAAGACACTTGTTTCCACAATCGAATTAGGTAGTGTCAGCGTTCAGAATTGGGAGACGCATCCTGCGGTAACGGATAAACTGAAGAGGAATTTCCCGAAATCCAGACTATTAAATGATTCGCAATGCAAGGCGATTGAACTTGCCATTAATACTCCAGATTTTGCTGTAATCCAGGGACCTCCGGGAACCGGTAAGACTACGGTGATTAAGGCGATCTGCGAAAGATTCCGTGAGCTTTTTGAAGCAGAAGAACATGAGAGAAAGAAACTGTATCCGGAATACATTTTGCGTAGTCCGAAGATTTTGATTTCTAGTTTTCAGAACGAAGCTGTGGACAATGCGATTTCGTCACCTCTTCCGGGAGATATTCCTCCGAATCGTAAAATGGCTCGTCGTGCCAAGGAAAGTACACGAGCCCAGAACCAGAATTCCATTGAAAAATGGGCCGAAGGTGTGTGCTCTGTTATTAGCGAACGGACGAAGGGCTCTAATGCAGCACGTTTAAACGCAAAACGCTGTGAAATGGGCGATAAGTACTTGCAGTATAAAAATGCTAATGATCCCTCTTCTGCGTTGAATATTGCTGCTAGCCTTTTGAATGAGTACCTTTCTTTTTCGGAAATTCATTACGATGATGCCTTGGTAACAAAGGCAAATGCAGTCATTGCTGCGGCTCGAATTTCTGAAGCAAACCAACAGGCGGATTGTTCTGAAATTGACCCGTTTGTGCAAAGATTAGAGGCTCAACGTCTTGATAAGGTTTCGTTTGCCGATGATGGGTTAAACAACGCGAAACGCTTCCGATCGTTTGTGAAGTTGCGCATTGACGAAGTGGATTTTCCCGACGACATCATGGATTGTCTGGATTCCATTTGTGGTGGTAATTTCTCGGATAAGGTGTTTGCACGTTATGTGGAAATCGTCAATGAACTAAAAAAACGTTATTGCACGAAGCCTGAAAAATTTGATGTGCACAATAGCAAGGATATTGATAAGTGTCTGCTTTCCATGTCTACTTGCTTTAATGAACAATACATGAAACTTTTCCCGAACCAAGAAGATAAAGTTGCCTTGATTCTGGAAGAGTTTTTAAACAGGCTTGATCAGGATAGTGAATCTCTGGTGCGAACGTATGCAATGACGACGGCAGCGACCTGCCAGAATAGTCTTAATCCCTTCGGACTAGAAGAAACATACGACTTGGTCATTGTTGATGAAGCTGCCCGTGCGAATCCGCTGGATTTGTTTATTCCAATGTCCATGGGCAAGAAGGTGATTCTTGTTGGTGACCATAAGCAGTTGCCTCACATGCTTGAGCCGGATGTGGTTAAACGCTTGAAGGAAGACCCTCGTTTCAAGGATTTCTCTGTCTTGGAACAGAGCTTGTTCGAGCGTCTTTTTGAAATGTTGAGCCAGGGCAAAAGTCCTAAGACAGTTATGCTTGACGAACAGTTCCGCATGCCTGCAGAACTTTGCGCCTTTGTCAGCAATTGTTTTTATGACGGCCAGCTGAAAACGTCTCCTGCGGCAAACCCGAGGGATCACGAAGCCCATCCTAAAATCAATAATGGCAAGGCCATCGCCTTTATCAATGTATCTAATGCGGCGGGCCCCGAACTGCCGGCACGTTCTATGAGTCGTAAGGTAGAAGCGGAAATTATTTGCGAAGATGTCAGAAAAATTCTGGAAACGGAACCCGATGCGAAAGTTGGCGTTATCGCCTTTTACTCGGCTCAGGTTGCTTTAATTGACCAGTATTTGGAAAAGTGTATTAATAACGAGCAGAGGGCCCATGTGGAAATCGGCTCCATCGACGCCTTCCAGGGTAAGGAATACGATTATGTATTGTTATCCTGCGTAAGATCCTTTAGCACCGATTCTGCCAAGCATCATAACCTAGAATTCTTGGACAAGCCCAACCGCTTGTGCGTTGCCTTTAGCCGATCTATAAGGCAGTTGGCCGTGTATGGAGATGCTGAAACACTGAAGCCGATTAGTTGCATTAATAACCTGTTCCATATCTGTTCCAAACAGAATGGAGGCTATTATCGTGAAGTATGATATTCTAAATATTGCTGATGTTCGTAAGACGGAACGTTCTTTTCTTGTGGCAATGCCTGCTTTTGCTTACGAGAGCGAAGTTCATCCACTTTTAGAAAGCGAATTAGACGCCTACGAAGAGGCTGTGCTGAAGCTTGTTTCTGTGGACTTGTCAGCGAATGGAATCGCTCACGTAATGAATGCCTCCGAAAGCCTGATTGATGAGGTGCTTTCCAATCTAGAATGCCGTCGAATGGTCAAGAAAACTGCAGGAAATCCATGGAGACTTGATAATGATGGTATTGAATACCTGAAGGGACAAGTTCGCGAACGCCCTTCGGACGATTCCATGTACGGCTACTTTTTTGTGAATCCCATTAAGCGCGATGTGATGCCGTTTTTTCATTACGGAGACTTGAGCAGAGCAACCTTGTTTAACCAAGGAAAGCAGAATGAGGGTGAACCTATTCTGCTGATTACTCGAGAAAATGATCTGGACTCTACTTTTGAGGATTTACGTCGTCCTCGAAACTACGATGTGGAAAAGGCGTATCTCAGTTATGTCAAGTGTGGTCGCATTTTAGCTCGTCGAGCCAATAATGAAATCACCCTCGAAGAAGTTAAGAGTGAAGCGGCTGCCATCGAGGCATTAGAATTTCAATTTGATGATTTGGATAGCCTTGATGAAGACGATTCTGATATGATTCCAGTTTCCGAAGAAAAGGTTGAAAAAGTTGAACCGTTAAAATCTTCTGGTGATAAAGAGATTATCAGATTGATGCGTGGCAAACCTGGAACAAATCCGAAAAAGGTTTTTCTGACTATGCGCGTGGTTATTGACCCGTCTACTTCAGAAGGCTTTAGGGTAACATCACCTTTCAATATGAAGGGTATTGATGATAAGTATTATCTGCGTCAGATGTTGTGGCTTATGGGACAGAGTGATGTGCGTATCCGCAGGATTAACGATGAAGAATCTGAAGATAAATCTCTTAAGGATTTCATGAACCATGAGATTCTCCAATTGTGTGGAAGTTTCAATGCAGATAAGCTGAACTTTGTTCATTTTGCCCAAAGGGAAATGCCTCATCTTGTGGCTAATCAAAATCAATTTAGGGAATTGTACGACACCCTTGCTGGCGAGTATGGCTTAATGCAAAGAAATCCTGATCTGCGTGGTCAAAAGAATATTATACGCGATCTTGGTTCTGATGTTGTGGAATCTTTGTTGAATCATTTCTTCAAGGAAAAAGATTCTACTGAAATGAGAAATGTATCCAATTTGGCGTTGAATGCTTTAGAACGGTTGGATGGCGAAATTTTCTTGAGACAGATGTTGAACAGGACGTTTTTGTCGGAGTCTGATGTAGCTGGCTGGAGTGTCAAAAATTTAGACAAGCCGATTCGAAACATGGCTAATTCTCATGGTAACGGTGCCTGGGAAAAGTTGGTGAATATTTTGGTTTTGAACTATTATAATCCTTCCGATTTCACAAAACGACTGTTAGAAGCTGATAATATTTCGACAATGGTTCGCCGTATTGGAACTTTGAATAGAGTGCGAAACTTGGTGACTCATACCAAAACAGGGGCGAATGCTAGAATTTTTGGGCAACAAGATTATCAAGAATACAAGGATAACATATTTGCTTTTGTAGATGGTGTTGTTGCGGCCTTGGGAAAGAATTAAGAAAGGAGCTGGGAAATGTCTAAAAAAAGTAAGAGTAAGCCGGGAAAAAAAGGATTTGTCGCTGCAATTACGGAAAAATTGAAGCCTGAATTACCTAAGGTCAGTACCCCTGAGGAAATTGATGCCGCAGTTAATGAGGTAGCTGAATCTTCCAACGAATTCGAATTCAATAAGAATAAGGAAGCTCTTTTAGAAGCTTTGAAGGCTGAGGTGTCTAAACTTCAGAAAGATTTGAAGGATGTCGAGAATCTGAAGTCTCAGGCAGAATCCGCAAAGAACGCCGCTGTAGAGGAACGAAAAAAGGCTGAGGAACAGGTCAAGAACCTTAAAACAGAAAAGGCGATCCTTGAAACTGATAAGGCGAACCTTACAAAGGAAAAAGAGGCTATTCAGTCTGAATATGAAAGCGCTGTAAAAACTATTGAAAATGCTGATGCCACCGCTACCAAAACCAAGTCGGAAGCTGAGGCTGTCGCAGCCAAGATAAAAGGTGATGCTGAAACCGCAGCTGCCAACACAACGGCTGCAGCAGACAAAAAGGCTGGCGATATTATTGATGCAGCGAATAAAGAGAAACTGAAGACGATTGCAGATACAAAACTTGAGGCAGCAAGGTCTTGGGAAGAGGAATGCGAACGCCTCAAGGTGGAATTTGAAAAAGCCGCAAAGGAAAGAACGGACGCTGCCAAAGCTATCCGCGAGTTGGGTAGGGAAAAGGATGATTTTGATCTTGATAGGGAAGCTTTTGAAGATGAAAAAGCTTTTGTCGCAAGCCAAAAGGAAAAATTCCTTAAGTGTAGCCCTGCCGCTGTAGAAACACTGAAACTCCAACTGAGCGAAAAAGAAGATCTTTACGAGGGCCTTAAGCAGCACTACGAATCTCTCAAGAAGACGTTTGCAGAAAATCAGGCTTTGATGGATGTTTTGAGCATCAATCTTAAGGATGCATCGGGTAGCGACCGCACAGTTTCCCTCAAGGAGGCTGCCCCGGAAATCAACGAGCAGTTGGCTCGCTATCGTGATCTTAAGGAAGTCTATGGACGTTACCAGAATGTCAGCGATATCGAGGCCTTGGAAAAGAAAGCTGCTCAGATGGAGGTTTTGACAACGCAGAATGCAAATTTGCTGCTGGAACGAGACCATTTCAAGGAGCAGTGTGCAGCCGCCGCAAGAACCGGCCGGGAACTTGAAATCATGCGCCGTGAAGTAGAGGCTACTGACGCCTTGAATAAACACTTGGTTCAGGAGTTGGAAAGCCATAAGATGGCTTTGGAAAATCGTACGGGTGATGTGTGCCCAGCATTGACCCGTGTGGACGAAGAAGCTGATGCCAAGGAATTCAAGAACGAAGTTAAAAAGATTTGTAAGATTAAGCCCTTGCAAGATTTGAAGGCTCTGGTCTCCCATGTAAAAAATTATGCGGGTTGCAAGGGCGGCTCTGACAAGGAACGTCTGTACTACACAGATAACGATATTCGTGCATACTTGTCGGGTATGGCCGTAAGCCGATTGATTATTTTGCAGGGAATGTCTGGTACGGGCAAGTCCTCTCTTCCGCGTATTTTTGCAGAATCCATTTCTGGCTTCAACAAGTTGGTTCCTGTGGAATCTTCCTGGCGTGACCGTAACGAACTCTTGGGCTATTATAACGATTTTAATAAGAAGTTTAACGCCAAGGGATTTACCATTGAACTTTATCGAAGTGGTAAGGATGTTTGTGCACAGATTCCCACGTTTATCGTCCTTGACGAAATGAATCTTGCTCGAATTGAATACTACTTCTCCGATTTCTTGGCGGTGCTTCAGAAACCCGATCCAAATGATTGGATTATTGATTTGGTCGCTTCTGATATGCGTACCCTGCCTATGGATCTTTCTGAAGATGTGGTAAAGAACATCAAGAAGCAGGACCCGGATGCATATGAAATCTGGGAAAGAATCCAGAGAAGTAGACAGGGGGATACCACTGCTGTTGTAAACGACATGGACAAGCAGAAACTTTTCGCAGTCTTGGAAAAGGAACGCAGCCTTGTGGGTGCTCGAGATCTAATTGACGGTCGAAAGGTTCGTGTCCCTGAGAATGTGTGGTTTATTGGTACTGCCAACAAGGATGAATCCACCTTCGAAATCAGTGATAAGGTTTATGACCGTGCTCAGGTAGTTTCGTTGAATAGTCGTGGCGTTGAAGAAAAGGAATATAGGATTACCGCAAAGTCATTCATTTCTGTTGATCAACTTCAGAAGCTTTTCAATGCTGCCAAGGCAGATTTAGACA includes:
- a CDS encoding AAA domain-containing protein, with product MDISSVGIAKLPKVKLKLRDTSEFVRGKFLTIDFTAEVLNFEIKQYGPDVSGSTVPFLARTDSFTADLLRDQMETQAARSAQYIYVIENVEDSFLEIQPYIFNSIKSFAVALEFQVDESLADRIPDFENKYVWKGLGQTAVFSLNYKKKKSQPAEICFISNRSLLRAKIIGKTVLVYKEESLKDRDYPVDLSLAPEIKFVKSADASSDDFLKHMESVSSGASYLNRWNAYYELSKEALKQAADEFGEIYYSKCVINNGMDGIEFTFTLNDSMDKSCIGRELCINAEPKNISVGVVKRVKGNEIVTATDSSNFLAEVPSMGELILDVYGSELVNMRRHRAKDRIIGARTPIKTLVSTIELGSVSVQNWETHPAVTDKLKRNFPKSRLLNDSQCKAIELAINTPDFAVIQGPPGTGKTTVIKAICERFRELFEAEEHERKKLYPEYILRSPKILISSFQNEAVDNAISSPLPGDIPPNRKMARRAKESTRAQNQNSIEKWAEGVCSVISERTKGSNAARLNAKRCEMGDKYLQYKNANDPSSALNIAASLLNEYLSFSEIHYDDALVTKANAVIAAARISEANQQADCSEIDPFVQRLEAQRLDKVSFADDGLNNAKRFRSFVKLRIDEVDFPDDIMDCLDSICGGNFSDKVFARYVEIVNELKKRYCTKPEKFDVHNSKDIDKCLLSMSTCFNEQYMKLFPNQEDKVALILEEFLNRLDQDSESLVRTYAMTTAATCQNSLNPFGLEETYDLVIVDEAARANPLDLFIPMSMGKKVILVGDHKQLPHMLEPDVVKRLKEDPRFKDFSVLEQSLFERLFEMLSQGKSPKTVMLDEQFRMPAELCAFVSNCFYDGQLKTSPAANPRDHEAHPKINNGKAIAFINVSNAAGPELPARSMSRKVEAEIICEDVRKILETEPDAKVGVIAFYSAQVALIDQYLEKCINNEQRAHVEIGSIDAFQGKEYDYVLLSCVRSFSTDSAKHHNLEFLDKPNRLCVAFSRSIRQLAVYGDAETLKPISCINNLFHICSKQNGGYYREV